The following are encoded in a window of Thermostichus vulcanus str. 'Rupite' genomic DNA:
- the typA gene encoding translational GTPase TypA, producing MSLPIRNVAIIAHVDHGKTTLVDALLRQAGTFREGEEVPTCVMDSNTLERERGITILSKNTAVRYGETLINIVDTPGHADFGGEVERVLGMVEGCLLIVDANEGPMPQTRFVLRKALEKGLRPIVVVNKIDRPRAEPYKAIDKVLDLFLELGADEDQCDFPYLFASGLQGFALEEADLNDFLAGNYSGSLDMQPLFDGILKHVPPPIGDASKPLQLQVTTLEYSEYLGRIVIGKIHNGTIRLGEQLALVKEEGKIVKNKVTKLFGFQGLQRIELTEATVGHIVAVAGFAEANIGHTLTSPDNPQALPLIKVDEPTLQMVLCVNDSPFAGQEGTFVTSRQLRERLMRELETNVALRVEETDSPDRFLVSGRGELHLGILLETMRREGYEFQVGQPRVIFREVNGQPYEPYECLVLDVPESAMGSCIERLGQRRGEMQNMMVGSDGRAQLEFVIPARGLIGFRGEFIRMTRGEGIMSHSFLEYRPMTAEMEMRRNGVLIAFEEGVATSYSLKNAEDRGVFFISPGTRVYKGMVVGEHNRPQDLELNVCKTKQLTNHRAAGGEELVHLQAPVDMNLERALEYISEDELVEITPKSVRLRKAQLTTSRR from the coding sequence ATGTCACTCCCCATCCGTAATGTCGCCATCATTGCCCACGTTGATCATGGCAAAACCACCCTCGTGGACGCGCTGTTGCGGCAAGCGGGCACCTTTCGGGAGGGGGAGGAAGTTCCCACCTGTGTGATGGACTCCAATACCCTGGAGCGGGAACGGGGCATCACCATCCTTTCCAAAAATACGGCAGTTCGCTACGGTGAAACCCTCATCAATATTGTCGATACGCCCGGCCACGCTGATTTTGGTGGCGAGGTGGAACGGGTGCTGGGCATGGTGGAGGGGTGTCTACTGATTGTGGATGCCAACGAAGGCCCGATGCCGCAAACCCGGTTTGTACTCCGTAAGGCCCTGGAAAAAGGGTTGCGCCCCATTGTGGTGGTGAACAAGATCGACCGTCCCCGCGCCGAACCCTACAAAGCGATTGACAAGGTGCTAGATCTATTTTTGGAGCTGGGCGCAGACGAAGACCAGTGTGACTTCCCCTATCTGTTTGCCTCTGGGCTACAGGGCTTTGCCCTCGAAGAGGCCGATCTAAACGATTTTCTGGCAGGGAACTACAGCGGATCCCTGGATATGCAGCCCCTTTTTGACGGGATCCTGAAGCATGTCCCTCCACCGATTGGCGATGCCAGCAAGCCGCTACAGTTGCAAGTCACCACCCTGGAGTACTCGGAGTATCTGGGTCGGATCGTGATTGGCAAGATCCACAACGGCACCATCCGTCTCGGGGAGCAACTGGCCCTAGTGAAAGAAGAGGGCAAGATCGTCAAAAACAAGGTCACCAAGCTGTTTGGCTTTCAGGGGTTGCAGCGGATCGAACTGACCGAAGCTACAGTTGGGCACATTGTCGCAGTGGCTGGATTTGCGGAGGCCAACATTGGTCATACCCTGACTAGCCCGGATAATCCACAAGCCTTACCCCTGATTAAGGTAGATGAGCCCACCTTGCAGATGGTGCTCTGCGTGAACGATTCCCCCTTTGCTGGCCAGGAAGGCACCTTTGTCACCTCCCGGCAACTGCGGGAGCGGCTGATGCGGGAATTGGAAACCAACGTTGCCCTGCGGGTGGAAGAAACCGACTCCCCGGATCGCTTCTTGGTGTCGGGTCGGGGGGAACTGCACTTGGGCATTTTGCTAGAAACCATGCGGCGGGAAGGCTATGAGTTCCAGGTGGGGCAGCCACGGGTAATTTTCCGGGAAGTGAACGGCCAACCCTACGAACCCTACGAGTGCTTGGTGCTGGATGTGCCGGAGTCAGCGATGGGATCCTGTATCGAACGGTTGGGGCAACGGCGGGGGGAAATGCAGAACATGATGGTTGGCTCCGATGGGCGGGCGCAACTGGAATTTGTCATTCCGGCACGGGGGTTGATCGGCTTCCGGGGTGAGTTCATCCGCATGACCCGTGGGGAAGGGATCATGAGCCACAGCTTTTTGGAGTACCGCCCCATGACTGCCGAAATGGAGATGCGCCGCAATGGGGTGCTGATTGCGTTTGAAGAAGGGGTCGCCACCAGCTACTCCCTCAAAAATGCTGAGGATCGGGGGGTGTTTTTCATCTCACCGGGAACCCGTGTCTACAAAGGCATGGTGGTGGGAGAACACAATCGCCCGCAGGATCTGGAGTTGAACGTCTGCAAAACCAAGCAGTTGACCAACCACCGCGCGGCGGGGGGAGAAGAACTGGTGCATTTGCAGGCCCCCGTGGATATGAATCTGGAGCGGGCCCTCGAGTACATCAGTGAGGATGAGTTAGTAGAGATCACCCCCAAGTCGGTGCGCCTACGGAAAGCTCAGCTTACCACCTCCCGCCGCTGA